A part of Dermacentor variabilis isolate Ectoservices chromosome 10, ASM5094787v1, whole genome shotgun sequence genomic DNA contains:
- the LOC142560213 gene encoding neprilysin-1-like: MALDIGNCTEVLKNIPIYSLLPFYVDRDVQKLTSYVVQIDQLNFPMVGRNQLINPNATKNVPIITAYKKVVKTALGLMKRNFSEQELSRLADTLVDFEGQLANLTTPPEERRNILDIYERTTIGELQKNFTQIPLLHMLNKQFSLVNITLTENETVELYAKEYYSKLDAFLQCVDCNSLFNFAGLREILRWAARASDNFRNASFELDKASSGIKVEKARWKKCVDAINRMMPEIVGYLYVRQNFREEAKKEVEDLVRRLMTTFNETIQNNDWMDNQTRSAAQDKLTKMVSKIGYPNWQFNVTYLEQLYKQVPNLNLSSSFLDMSYYIGENNDMRKLLMLRKPYEKENVWFTGAAVVNAFYSPDSNEMMYPSGILQGVFYQYGLPRSLSFGAIGMVVGHEMTHGFDDQGSQFDAEGKLKQWWTNGTRAEFKKKAQCFIDQYGNITDEEANMTLNGKNTVGENIADNGGMRMAYKAYERLLQEECRGEDTRLPGLTHLSGKQLFFIAEAMVWCGRYRKEKRQVQIQYDTHSPEKYRVNIPMQNTEEFSTVFQCGNSSTMNPEKRCRLW; the protein is encoded by the exons ATGGCTCTCGATATAGGAAACTGTACTGAAGTGCTTAAAAACATTCCTATCTACTCTTTGCTGCCATTCTACGTTGACAGAGATGTCCAAAAGCTCACGTCTTACGTGGTTCAG ATAGACCAATTAAATTTTCCAATGGTGGGCAGGAATCAGCTAATTAATCCCAATGCAACAAAAAACGTGCCAATAATAACGGCTTACAAAAAGGTTGTAAAGACTGCGCTGGGACTCATGAAGCGAAATTTCAGCGAACAGGAACTATCAAGGCTCGCCGACACGCTCGTAGATTTTGAAGGACAGTTGGCCAAC CTGACGACACCCCCGGAAGAAAGGCGCAACATCCTGGATATTTATGAAAGAACTACTATCGGCGAATTACAAAAGAATTTCACTCAG ATTCCACTGCTGCATATGCTCAATAAACAGTTTTCCCTGGTGAACATTACGTTGACAGAAAACGAAACAGTAGAACTCTACGCTAAGGAGTACTACAGTAAGTTAGACGCATTCCTCCAATGCGTTGACTG CAACAGTCTATTCAACTTTGCTGGATTGCGAGAGATTCTCAGATGGGCTGCGCGCGCCTCGGACAATTTCCGCAATGCTTCATTCGAGCTGGACAAGGCGTCTTCGGGAATCAAAGTCGAGAAGGCCAGATGGAAAAAGTGTGTGGACGCAATAAACCGAATGATGCCAGAGATTGTCGGCTACCTCTACGTGCGGCAAAATTTCCGCGAGGAAGCTAAGAAAGAG GTGGAAGACCTTGTCAGGAGGCTCATGACCACATTCAACGAAACAATCCAAAACAACGACTGGATGGACAATCAAACTCGATCGGCTGCACAAGACAAG TTGACGAAAATGGTTTCGAAAATTGGATACCCCAACTGGCAATTCAACGTAACATATCTCGAGCAGCTTTACAAACAG GTACCAAATCTGAATCTGAGCAGTTCCTTCTTGGACATGTCTTATTACATTGGCGAAAACAACGATATGCGAAAACTGCTGATGTTACGAAAGCCATATGAGAAGGAAAATGT CTGGTTCACAGGAGCCGCAGTTGTGAACGCCTTCTACAGTCCAGATTCCAACGAAATGA TGTATCCTTCGGGTATACTCCAAGGTGTGTTCTATCAATATGGTCTTCCACG TTCTCTCAGTTTTGGAGCTATCGGGATGGTAGTCGGACACGAAATGACACACGGCTTCGACGACCAAG GAAGCCAGTTTGATGCAGAAGGCAAGCTGAAGCAATGGTGGACGAACGGAACACGCGCGGAATTTAAGAAAAAGGCTCAGTGCTTCATTGATCAGTACGGGAACATCACCGACGAAGAGGCCAACATGACG CTGAATGGGAAAAACACTGTCGGCGAAAACATTGCGGACAATGGCGGTATGCGAATGGCCTACAAG GCTTATGAAAGATTACTGCAAGAAGAATGTCGTGGTGAAGACACTCGCCTACCTGGATTAACACACCTATCTGGAAAGCAACTATTCTTTATTGCAGAAGCAATG GTATGGTGCGGTCGATATCGTAAAGAGAAGCGACAGGTTCAAATTCAGTATGACACACACAGCCCTGAAAAATACAG